From one Idiomarina sp. X4 genomic stretch:
- the queA gene encoding tRNA preQ1(34) S-adenosylmethionine ribosyltransferase-isomerase QueA, translating to MSENNPSSLRVSDFSFDLPDELIARYPQEQRSASRLLQVNAESKSIEHKQFTDIVDALNPGDLLVFNDTRVIPARLLGEKVSGGKVEVLIERLLDDHRVLAHVRSNRSPKAGAELLLEGAVKVTMLARHDALFELRFDHEEPVLDILEEYGHMPLPPYIDRPDESSDKERYQTVYNREPGAVAAPTAGLHFDDDILEKLKGKGVNFAYVTLHVGAGTFQPVRVDNINDHVMHSEYAKVGEETCNAIKQTKANGGRVVAVGTTSVRSLESAANASNSDEIEPFFDDTDIFIYPGYEFKVVDSLITNFHLPESTLIMLVSAFAGRELIMEAYQQAINEKYRFFSYGDAMLLQR from the coding sequence ATGTCAGAAAATAACCCTTCTTCATTAAGAGTCAGTGACTTCTCGTTCGATTTGCCTGACGAGCTTATTGCCCGCTATCCGCAAGAGCAGCGTAGTGCGAGTCGCTTGTTGCAGGTCAATGCTGAGTCAAAATCGATTGAGCATAAGCAGTTTACTGACATTGTCGACGCCTTAAATCCAGGCGATCTTTTGGTATTCAATGACACTCGCGTTATTCCGGCTCGCCTGCTGGGCGAAAAAGTATCCGGCGGAAAAGTAGAGGTTTTGATAGAACGGTTGCTGGATGACCACAGAGTGTTGGCTCACGTACGCTCAAACCGGTCACCAAAAGCGGGCGCCGAATTGCTGCTGGAAGGCGCTGTCAAAGTGACTATGCTGGCGCGACACGACGCTTTATTTGAGCTCAGATTTGACCATGAAGAACCGGTATTGGATATTCTTGAGGAATATGGCCACATGCCGTTACCTCCTTACATTGATCGCCCGGATGAAAGCTCGGACAAAGAACGTTATCAAACCGTTTATAACCGAGAGCCAGGCGCGGTAGCGGCACCGACCGCAGGCTTGCATTTTGACGACGATATTTTAGAAAAACTAAAAGGCAAAGGCGTTAATTTTGCTTATGTAACGTTGCATGTTGGTGCGGGGACGTTTCAGCCGGTGCGCGTGGACAATATCAATGATCACGTCATGCACAGTGAATACGCCAAGGTGGGTGAAGAGACTTGCAATGCTATAAAGCAGACGAAAGCCAATGGCGGGCGAGTCGTTGCTGTCGGCACAACGTCGGTTCGCTCGCTCGAGTCCGCTGCCAATGCGTCAAACTCTGATGAGATTGAGCCGTTTTTTGACGACACCGATATTTTTATTTATCCCGGGTACGAGTTTAAGGTCGTCGACAGCTTAATTACTAATTTTCATTTACCGGAATCGACACTCATTATGTTGGTCTCAGCATTTGCTGGTCGTGAGCTGATAATGGAAGCTTATCAACAAGCCATTAATGAGAAGTACCGATTCTTTAGCTACGGCGACGCCATGCTGTTGCAGCGATAA
- the tgt gene encoding tRNA guanosine(34) transglycosylase Tgt: MKFELDKTIGRARRGRMQFERGTVETPAFMPVGTLGTVKGMTPEEVKDTGAQICLGNTFHLMLRPGTQIIQQHGDLHDFMNWDKPILTDSGGFQVFSLGELRKITEEGVTFRSPINGEKILLTPEKSMQVQRELGSDIVMIFDECTPFPATQAEARSSMELSLRWAERSKKAHEGNKSALFGIIQGGMYEELRDISLKGLTDIEFDGYAIGGLSVGEPKEDMMRILEHTAPQMPEQKPRYLMGVGKPEDLVEAVRRGIDMFDCVMPTRNARNGHLFISSGVVKIRNAVHRTDTGPLDENCDCYTCKNYSRAYLHHLDKTNEMLGGRLNTIHNLRFYQKVMSDMRDALDADTFDEFVESFYQQRGQSVPPLD; encoded by the coding sequence ATGAAATTTGAACTTGATAAAACTATTGGTCGTGCCCGTCGCGGACGTATGCAATTTGAGCGTGGTACCGTAGAAACGCCGGCCTTCATGCCGGTTGGTACACTAGGTACCGTGAAAGGAATGACGCCGGAAGAGGTAAAGGACACTGGGGCGCAAATCTGTCTTGGTAATACCTTTCATTTGATGCTGCGTCCCGGCACGCAAATTATTCAGCAACACGGCGATCTGCATGATTTTATGAACTGGGATAAGCCTATTCTGACAGACTCTGGCGGCTTTCAGGTGTTCAGTCTTGGTGAGTTAAGAAAAATTACCGAAGAAGGCGTGACTTTTCGTTCACCAATTAACGGTGAGAAAATTTTACTGACACCGGAAAAGTCGATGCAGGTTCAACGTGAACTGGGCTCTGACATTGTAATGATTTTTGACGAGTGCACGCCATTCCCGGCGACTCAGGCGGAAGCCCGTAGCTCGATGGAACTGTCCTTACGTTGGGCTGAACGCTCGAAAAAAGCTCACGAAGGAAATAAGTCAGCGCTTTTTGGCATTATTCAGGGCGGTATGTACGAAGAGCTTCGTGACATTTCTTTGAAAGGCTTAACCGACATAGAATTTGATGGCTATGCGATTGGCGGCTTGTCGGTGGGTGAGCCAAAAGAAGACATGATGCGCATTCTGGAGCATACCGCGCCGCAAATGCCCGAGCAGAAGCCTCGTTACTTAATGGGCGTGGGCAAGCCGGAAGACTTAGTAGAAGCGGTGCGTCGTGGTATTGATATGTTCGATTGTGTTATGCCAACCCGTAACGCACGTAATGGACACCTGTTCATCAGCTCAGGGGTGGTGAAGATACGCAACGCTGTGCACAGAACAGACACCGGTCCACTGGATGAAAACTGCGACTGCTACACCTGTAAAAACTACTCGCGGGCCTACCTGCACCACTTAGACAAAACGAATGAAATGTTGGGTGGGCGCTTAAACACCATTCACAATCTGCGCTTTTATCAAAAAGTCATGAGCGACATGCGCGATGCGCTTGATGCCGATACGTTCGATGAATTTGTTGAGTCGTTTTATCAGCAGCGCGGTCAGTCAGTACCGCCGCTGGACTGA
- a CDS encoding serine/threonine-protein kinase, translating to MAISYSRDTFPYPIPERYQCQGMLGYGGSGLVYKAYDQRLERTVAIKFARSPSLVSRNRLVHEARLLSSVSHPSLCRVYDIGEPEVASSSLFLVMEYVDGTRLDKLKQHLSITEAVEIGYQLADALSALHKAGYAHNDVTAHNVILPQSDKRKAPILVDLSIAERFSKASQQRDIYQVGELLLLLLANTTPDVFLMQPVADKRRLPAGLADIIKKALVVDSYSSFNDMPELANALTKWRAGSYKQRRRLGWATALTASILILGGLAFTAFNKLHIYESIYSTSVHEHSHGQVFAHYTGHLIEEGNLSKAFETAELALSHFDNAISEHPEDLKHHSERIEFLLTLEPLFSDTEYTTRLLNALNNMGDPAKYDKPDSAYHVQAKSYLALARVNKQQAHLKQRWIKQAWGALSSAQKLSSAEHYLPTQKMLEKLQSSGGTD from the coding sequence TTGGCTATTAGTTATTCCAGAGACACATTTCCATATCCAATCCCCGAGCGTTACCAGTGCCAAGGAATGCTGGGCTATGGCGGTAGCGGTTTAGTTTACAAAGCTTACGATCAACGACTTGAAAGAACCGTTGCGATAAAGTTCGCACGTTCACCGTCACTCGTGAGCCGCAATCGCCTGGTTCATGAAGCTCGCCTTCTCTCCAGCGTTTCACATCCATCACTGTGTCGCGTTTATGATATTGGTGAGCCAGAGGTAGCTTCTTCGTCTCTATTCTTAGTCATGGAATATGTCGATGGAACTCGACTGGATAAACTCAAACAACATTTATCAATAACTGAGGCCGTCGAAATTGGTTATCAACTCGCTGATGCCTTAAGTGCACTGCATAAAGCAGGCTATGCTCACAACGATGTGACAGCGCATAACGTTATCTTGCCCCAAAGTGATAAACGTAAAGCGCCGATATTAGTCGACTTAAGTATTGCTGAGCGCTTTTCGAAAGCATCACAGCAGCGTGATATCTATCAGGTTGGCGAGCTGCTGCTACTGTTACTCGCCAACACCACACCGGACGTTTTCTTAATGCAACCGGTGGCCGACAAACGTCGCTTACCCGCAGGACTGGCCGACATCATTAAGAAGGCGTTAGTCGTTGACTCCTACTCTTCTTTTAATGACATGCCTGAACTTGCTAACGCATTGACCAAATGGCGTGCGGGTTCCTATAAACAACGGAGGCGTTTAGGTTGGGCTACCGCGCTTACGGCCTCTATTTTAATACTTGGTGGCCTTGCCTTTACGGCATTTAATAAGCTGCACATTTACGAGAGCATATACAGTACGTCGGTACACGAACACTCACACGGACAAGTATTTGCTCATTATACGGGGCATTTAATCGAAGAAGGTAATTTAAGCAAAGCCTTTGAAACGGCCGAATTAGCGCTGTCGCATTTTGATAATGCGATTAGCGAGCATCCTGAAGATTTAAAGCACCATAGTGAGCGTATTGAGTTTCTGCTGACACTTGAACCGCTTTTTTCAGATACCGAGTACACCACTCGACTACTAAACGCTCTTAATAACATGGGAGATCCGGCCAAGTATGACAAGCCAGACAGTGCGTATCATGTTCAAGCCAAGAGCTATTTAGCGCTAGCCAGGGTCAATAAGCAGCAAGCACACCTGAAACAACGTTGGATCAAGCAGGCTTGGGGGGCATTAAGCTCAGCACAAAAGCTGTCCTCTGCTGAGCATTATTTACCCACCCAAAAAATGCTGGAAAAGCTTCAGTCCAGCGGCGGTACTGACTGA
- a CDS encoding PilZ domain-containing protein has translation MHSGKGVLANNRFRQPAQITLKSNDGYQTLNITLVGQQYPDYLILELSRQYRWQDILPQLKANKTFAFTTVAASGEQVTGTVDLLSMAQFPQKLLFVSYPREANIQSLRASPRIPVNCNAELQLHHGYGKGNRLAGTIVDVSGKGVGFQYKGTQPACIDDTDDLLASVTVMSSESDFSLGPMHVKSLDVAGPEVWQFGLAFKNKPDDLQNLLGKLLMASSEVKALLSDNDIGFETSDNTLQAES, from the coding sequence ATGCACAGCGGCAAAGGGGTGTTGGCAAATAACCGCTTTCGGCAACCTGCTCAAATTACACTGAAGTCAAACGACGGGTACCAGACGTTGAACATAACGTTAGTTGGACAGCAGTACCCGGACTATTTGATTCTGGAGCTTTCCCGACAGTATCGTTGGCAAGATATTCTGCCTCAGTTAAAAGCCAACAAAACATTTGCTTTTACAACGGTGGCTGCCTCGGGTGAACAAGTGACCGGAACGGTCGACTTATTGAGTATGGCGCAATTTCCGCAAAAGTTGCTGTTTGTCAGCTATCCTCGAGAAGCGAACATTCAGTCATTGCGTGCGTCCCCCCGTATTCCTGTTAATTGTAATGCCGAGCTTCAGTTACATCACGGGTACGGTAAGGGAAACCGACTCGCAGGAACAATTGTTGACGTATCGGGGAAAGGGGTCGGCTTTCAATACAAGGGCACTCAGCCGGCGTGTATTGACGATACAGACGACTTGCTTGCCAGTGTCACGGTGATGAGTTCTGAGTCCGATTTTTCGCTCGGACCTATGCATGTAAAAAGCCTGGACGTAGCAGGGCCTGAGGTTTGGCAATTCGGTTTAGCCTTTAAAAATAAGCCCGACGACCTGCAAAATTTGTTAGGCAAACTACTGATGGCATCCTCGGAAGTGAAAGCGTTATTAAGCGATAACGATATTGGTTTTGAAACATCGGATAACACTTTACAAGCCGAATCTTAG
- the rpsU gene encoding 30S ribosomal protein S21, with amino-acid sequence MPVVKVKENEPFDVALRRFKRSCEKAGVLSEVRRREHYEKPTAERKRKKAAAVKRHAKKLARENARRTRLY; translated from the coding sequence ATGCCAGTCGTAAAAGTGAAAGAAAACGAGCCGTTTGACGTAGCATTGCGTCGTTTCAAGCGCTCTTGTGAAAAAGCAGGTGTTCTGTCAGAAGTTCGTCGTCGTGAACACTACGAAAAGCCTACTGCAGAGCGCAAGCGCAAGAAAGCCGCGGCCGTAAAACGTCACGCTAAAAAGCTGGCTCGTGAAAACGCTCGTCGTACTCGTTTATACTAA
- the dnaG gene encoding DNA primase yields MAGLIPKSFIHDLLERADIVEVVDSRVPLKKAGKNHQACCPFHNEKTPSFTVSQDKQFYHCFGCGAHGNAIDFLMEFDGLQFPDAVEELAGLMGVQVPREEPENPQAAQQKQQQTQDDTALMSQAARFYQHQLKHHARSDQVIGYLKKRGLSGETVKRFQIGYAPDDWDSLLKTFGQGAKQRQQLLELKLINRNDKGRHYDFFRDRVMFPIHDRRGRVVGFGGRIIEGDGPKYLNSPETRLFHKGSELYGYWHMQQAARRPEQVVVVEGYMDVVALSQAGINYAVASLGTATTTEQLQRLFRTSPRVVCCYDGDRAGRDAAWRALENALPLLKDGLDMAFLFLPEGEDPDSVVRDKGKEAFEQALTQAKPFTDYFFEHLQEGIDVSTDAGRSQLLSTAKPLIEKIASGYYRDSLMQRLAEVLRRETSQLERHFDKPSYKRPASEAIKMTPIRKAISLLLQYPQLGTTISVKEELQGLQLSGIDLFIELHKQCASRAMTTAQVLESWRDSNYYSALQKLALWEHQLDDENIEQEFSDIFVYLIDQYFEQRANALLKKSQEAALTKVERQEYQTILQYLNKAK; encoded by the coding sequence ATGGCAGGCTTGATCCCTAAAAGCTTTATTCACGATTTACTCGAAAGAGCAGACATTGTTGAAGTCGTTGACAGCCGTGTTCCGTTGAAAAAAGCGGGCAAGAATCACCAGGCCTGCTGTCCCTTCCATAACGAGAAAACGCCGTCGTTTACGGTTAGCCAGGACAAACAGTTTTACCATTGCTTTGGCTGCGGTGCTCATGGCAACGCTATCGACTTTTTGATGGAGTTTGATGGATTGCAATTCCCGGATGCTGTCGAAGAGCTTGCTGGCTTAATGGGAGTTCAGGTGCCCAGAGAGGAACCGGAAAACCCGCAGGCGGCGCAACAAAAACAGCAACAAACCCAAGACGATACGGCACTTATGAGCCAGGCGGCGCGATTTTATCAGCATCAACTGAAACATCACGCACGCTCAGATCAGGTTATTGGTTATCTTAAGAAGCGTGGCCTGAGTGGAGAAACAGTTAAGCGTTTTCAAATAGGCTACGCGCCAGACGATTGGGACAGCTTGCTGAAAACGTTTGGGCAAGGCGCGAAACAACGCCAACAGCTACTTGAGCTGAAGCTCATTAATCGTAATGACAAAGGTCGACATTATGATTTTTTCCGTGACCGGGTGATGTTTCCTATTCACGATCGGCGTGGCCGGGTGGTCGGCTTTGGTGGGCGAATTATCGAAGGTGACGGACCAAAATATTTGAACTCCCCAGAGACTCGGCTGTTTCATAAAGGCAGTGAGCTGTATGGGTACTGGCACATGCAGCAAGCAGCACGCCGGCCTGAACAAGTGGTGGTTGTTGAGGGTTATATGGATGTGGTTGCTTTGTCTCAGGCGGGTATCAATTACGCCGTCGCTTCGCTAGGCACAGCAACAACAACTGAACAGTTACAGCGTTTATTTCGTACCTCGCCGCGCGTCGTTTGTTGCTACGATGGCGACCGAGCGGGGCGAGACGCCGCCTGGCGAGCCTTGGAAAATGCGCTGCCGTTATTAAAGGACGGTCTGGATATGGCTTTCTTATTCCTGCCTGAAGGGGAAGATCCAGACTCCGTTGTTAGAGATAAAGGCAAAGAAGCGTTTGAGCAGGCTTTAACTCAAGCAAAACCCTTTACTGATTACTTTTTCGAGCACCTTCAAGAGGGTATCGATGTCAGTACAGATGCCGGTCGATCGCAGTTGCTAAGCACAGCTAAACCTCTTATTGAAAAAATAGCCAGCGGTTATTATCGCGACTCATTAATGCAGAGACTTGCCGAAGTATTACGTCGCGAAACGTCTCAGTTAGAACGTCACTTTGATAAGCCGAGTTATAAGCGACCAGCCTCAGAAGCTATTAAGATGACGCCTATCAGAAAAGCAATTTCTTTATTGCTTCAGTATCCGCAGTTGGGCACTACGATTTCGGTAAAAGAAGAGCTACAAGGACTGCAACTGAGCGGTATTGACCTGTTTATTGAGCTCCATAAGCAGTGTGCGAGTAGAGCAATGACGACAGCGCAAGTGCTGGAAAGCTGGCGTGACAGTAATTATTATTCAGCACTACAAAAGCTCGCATTGTGGGAGCATCAGCTTGATGACGAAAATATCGAACAAGAATTCTCTGATATTTTCGTTTATTTGATTGATCAATACTTCGAGCAAAGAGCAAACGCCCTCTTGAAAAAATCGCAAGAGGCCGCATTAACTAAGGTAGAACGGCAAGAATACCAAACAATTTTGCAGTATTTAAACAAGGCAAAATAA
- the rpoD gene encoding RNA polymerase sigma factor RpoD encodes MQQSRQSQLKVLIAKGKEQGFLTFAEVNDHLPQEIVDSDQVEDIIRMINDMGIRVFESAPDADDLMMAESAADEDAAEEAAQALASVDSEIGRTTDPVRMYMREMGTVELLTREGEIDIAKRIEEGINQVQCSVAEYPEAINFLLDQWDSYEAEELRLTDIISGFIDPEEVDEAPVAATHVGSELPDEELEDEDDDGDDDEEEESDTGIDPEFARAKFTELREQYEATRQAIAKHGRDGADARVEIDKLSDLFKQFRLVPKQFDRLVKDMRSMMQRVRVQERIIMKLSVEQGGMPKRDFMKAFAGNENSMAWVDAQIGSGESYAGTMKETRDEIERCVNKLVDVEKETGLTIGKVKEINRRMSIGEAKARRAKKEMVEANLRLVISIAKKYTNRGLQFLDLIQEGNIGLMKAVDKFEYRRGYKFSTYATWWIRQAITRSIADQARTIRIPVHMIETINKLNRISRQMLQEMGREPQPEELAERMMMPEDKIRKVLKIAKEPISMETPIGDDEDSHLGDFIEDNTLDLPIDSATSESLRNSVREVLGGLTAREAKVLRMRFGIDMNTDHTLEEVGKQFDVTRERIRQIEAKALRKLRHPSRSEQLKSFLDE; translated from the coding sequence ATGCAGCAGAGTCGGCAATCGCAACTGAAAGTACTTATTGCGAAAGGCAAAGAGCAAGGTTTTTTAACTTTTGCAGAGGTTAACGATCACTTACCTCAAGAAATTGTAGATTCCGATCAGGTTGAAGATATTATTCGCATGATCAATGACATGGGTATCCGTGTGTTTGAAAGTGCGCCCGATGCCGATGACTTGATGATGGCCGAAAGTGCTGCCGATGAAGATGCTGCGGAAGAAGCTGCGCAAGCCCTGGCGTCTGTAGACAGTGAAATAGGCCGAACGACTGACCCAGTGCGTATGTACATGCGCGAAATGGGAACCGTAGAGCTGCTGACTCGTGAGGGCGAAATTGATATCGCTAAACGCATTGAAGAAGGTATTAACCAAGTTCAATGTTCCGTGGCGGAATACCCCGAAGCCATTAATTTCCTGTTAGATCAGTGGGACTCTTACGAGGCTGAAGAGCTGCGTTTAACTGACATTATTTCAGGTTTTATCGATCCGGAAGAGGTCGATGAAGCGCCTGTTGCTGCTACTCACGTTGGTTCTGAGCTACCAGACGAAGAGCTGGAAGACGAAGATGACGACGGAGATGATGACGAAGAAGAAGAGTCAGATACTGGTATTGACCCGGAATTTGCGCGTGCCAAATTTACTGAGCTGCGTGAACAATACGAAGCGACTCGCCAGGCAATCGCCAAACACGGTCGTGACGGTGCGGACGCTCGTGTTGAAATTGATAAGCTGAGCGATCTGTTCAAGCAGTTCCGCCTAGTGCCTAAGCAGTTCGATCGTTTAGTAAAAGATATGCGCTCAATGATGCAGCGCGTGCGTGTGCAAGAACGTATTATTATGAAGTTAAGCGTTGAACAAGGCGGCATGCCTAAACGTGACTTCATGAAAGCCTTTGCCGGCAATGAAAACAGCATGGCGTGGGTTGATGCGCAAATCGGTTCGGGCGAAAGCTATGCCGGAACAATGAAAGAAACACGCGACGAAATTGAGCGTTGTGTGAATAAGCTGGTCGATGTTGAAAAAGAGACCGGCTTAACCATCGGTAAAGTTAAAGAAATTAACCGCCGTATGTCTATTGGTGAGGCGAAAGCCCGCCGTGCGAAAAAAGAGATGGTGGAAGCCAACCTGCGTTTGGTTATTTCAATTGCGAAGAAATACACCAACCGTGGCCTGCAATTCCTAGACTTAATTCAGGAAGGTAACATCGGCTTGATGAAAGCGGTGGATAAGTTCGAATATCGCCGTGGTTACAAGTTCTCTACCTATGCTACGTGGTGGATCCGCCAGGCAATTACTCGTTCAATTGCGGACCAGGCTCGTACGATTCGTATCCCGGTTCACATGATTGAAACCATCAATAAATTGAACCGTATTTCGCGTCAAATGTTGCAGGAAATGGGCCGAGAGCCGCAGCCGGAAGAACTGGCTGAGCGCATGATGATGCCGGAAGACAAAATTCGCAAAGTTCTCAAAATTGCAAAAGAACCGATTTCAATGGAAACCCCTATTGGTGACGACGAAGATTCGCACTTGGGTGATTTCATTGAAGACAACACGCTGGACTTACCTATCGATTCGGCGACGTCTGAGAGCTTGCGTAACTCAGTGCGCGAAGTGCTCGGCGGCCTTACCGCTCGAGAAGCGAAAGTCTTGCGTATGCGTTTTGGTATTGATATGAATACTGACCATACTTTGGAAGAAGTTGGTAAACAGTTTGATGTAACTCGTGAACGAATTCGTCAAATTGAAGCCAAAGCATTAAGAAAGCTTCGTCATCCAAGCCGCTCTGAGCAGCTTAAATCGTTCTTGGATGAGTAA
- a CDS encoding amidohydrolase family protein, with protein sequence MGNNRDNWPKRIIDSHLHIYDDEFPLIENQGHIPEPFYIDDYRNLTRGLPIEGGVIVSGSFQGFEQRYLKAALENLGDNFVGVTQLPGSVSDEKIQQLNEHRIRGVRVNLKRGVHRDIEGIVEFGKRIWDLAGWHLEIYVDSRELDDMVPTLLKLPKLSVDHLGMAKSGLSQVRRLAEGGVKIKASGFGRTEVNVADAVKALYKTNPDALMFGTDLPGTRSNRSFEPSDITTIVNALESADGGADAVDKVFYQNARDFYQLP encoded by the coding sequence ATGGGTAATAACCGTGACAATTGGCCGAAACGTATTATTGACTCGCATTTGCATATTTACGATGACGAGTTTCCGCTAATTGAAAACCAAGGTCATATCCCTGAGCCTTTTTATATTGATGATTATCGGAATTTAACACGTGGCCTGCCTATTGAAGGCGGTGTTATTGTGTCGGGTTCATTCCAGGGCTTTGAGCAGCGTTATTTGAAAGCCGCACTGGAAAATTTGGGTGACAACTTTGTAGGCGTGACCCAACTACCAGGCTCTGTGAGTGATGAAAAGATTCAGCAACTGAACGAGCACCGCATTCGTGGCGTTCGTGTGAACCTGAAGCGTGGTGTTCACCGCGACATTGAAGGTATTGTTGAATTTGGTAAGCGTATTTGGGATTTAGCGGGTTGGCATTTGGAAATTTACGTCGACAGCCGCGAGCTTGACGACATGGTGCCTACGCTGCTGAAGTTACCAAAACTTAGCGTTGACCACTTAGGTATGGCTAAGTCGGGCTTGTCGCAAGTGCGTCGTTTAGCCGAAGGTGGCGTAAAAATTAAAGCCAGTGGTTTTGGTCGCACAGAAGTCAATGTGGCTGATGCTGTTAAAGCGCTATATAAAACTAACCCAGATGCTTTAATGTTTGGCACCGACTTACCAGGTACCCGCAGTAACCGTTCGTTTGAGCCTTCGGACATTACAACCATTGTGAATGCGTTGGAAAGTGCCGACGGTGGTGCAGATGCTGTTGATAAAGTGTTTTATCAAAATGCACGCGACTTCTACCAACTTCCTTAA